CTGTCCATCCCCATCTCCTCGGCGATCAGGCGAGCATACCTTGCCACTCTTTCTGTGTGACCTTTCGTGTAGCTGTCTTTTGCTTCGATAGTCGATACCAGGACCTTGATCGTGGAGAGATAGGTGTCCTGTAGTTCGGAATACAACCTCGAGTTCTCGAGTCCTGTCGCAGCAGACGAACAGATCGACCTGAGCATGGCGAGGTCTTCCAGGTTGTAGGGGAGCTTGTTGATCTTCTCCCCGAGAAAGATGATTCCTGTAAGACAGGAATTCACTATCAGAGGATAACAGCAGGCAAATCCAAGATCCCGTAGAAAAATCGACTCCCTGGCCGCATCCTCCGGCAATTCGCCATCCTTAAGGTTCACGACATCCTGCTTGCTGAGCAGATGCTTGGAGAGTCCGTCTTTTCTCGTCAGCCGGATGGTCTGCAGGACGTTGTTCCTGAGGCCCTTCCCACCCACATAGGAGAGGTAGGGATCCGTGTTTTTCTCGGCGTAAAAAAGAGCCACAGAATCTATGGCAAGCTGGCCGATCACTGTCAGGAAAAAGACATGAGTCAACTCCTCCGGATCACGAAGCCTGTTGAGGTCTTTGCTCAAGCTGAACAGGGTCTCAAAATCCAGGACCTTCTTCTTCAATTCCCTGTTGATCCGCTTATAATCCTTCTGTCCTTTTTCCAGCTCGTCCTCAAGGATCTCGTTTTGCTCTCTGAGGTTTTTTCGCCCATTGGCCTGCATGAGAAAGTTGTCTATCTTAGCCAGGACTTCCTTGACTGAAAATGGCTTCTTTATATAATCCTGCGCTCCGGAGTTGAATCCATGAAGCATTGTGTCGGGTATGGAATTACCTGAGATCAGAATGACTGGCACATCGTTGTTCACGTCTTTTGAGCGTATCTCGTTACAGACCTCGAACCCGTCTTTGCGAGGCAGTCCCACATCCAGGACTACAAGATCAGGCTGGTATTTCTCGTACACTTCCAGCGCCGTGACCCCATCATAGGCTGATTCAGTGTTGTATCCGTTGTTACGGAGAGACTCTGTAATGATCTCTACAACGTTAGGATCGTCATCGACTACGAGTACGTTTTTAATCACATCACACCAGCCTTCAGGAAACCGTTACTCCGGGCCTTACGGATCTGGCCATCTCTTTTTCTATAATCCTGGCAAACTGTCTCACGACTTCCCGATCATACCTGAGTCCATAGTTTTCCCTGAGCGTGTCCAGGGCTTCCTTCGAAGACAACGCGGGCCGGTTCGGCCTTTCGTTGATCATTGCTGAATAGCTTTCCACGACAGAAATGATTCTCGAACCTAAAGGTATCTCCTTGCCTCTGAGTCCGCGTGGATATCCTTCTCCGTTAAACCTTTCGTGGTGGCTCAGAACGATATTTACTACGTGATCCTCGAATTTCATGCGCCTCAGCATCTCCGCACCGTCTTCAGGATGTTTGTTGATGATATTCCATTCTTCTCTCGTGAGTTCTCTCGGGCTTCTCACGATCAGATCACTGACCTTGATCATCCCCATATCTCTTAGCACGGTACCATACACAAGATCCTTAAAGTGTTCTTCTGGATAATCCATATTCTTCGCTACCATGCCTACATACCTCGAAACAAACTCCGATGTCCCTGTAAGCATCGTGTTTTCCTCGATCAGCGAGATAAGAGTCTTCACGATTCCAAGGGTCCGTTCGTGTTCGCGTTCGAGCATCAATGCGTTCTGGTATGCGCCTGTCGCGACGTTTATAAGGATCTTCATGAACTCGAAGTCCTCTTTTTTCATCCCTCTGCCCGAGATCCTTCTTCCCAGGAAGATCAGTCCGGCTATTCCCTCGTTGATCCTGAAGGGACAGAAGTATTCTATACTCGCATCTTTTAACATATCGATCGTTACTTCGTCGAATGACCCGGTATCCAGACCAATCACATCATGGATGCCTGCGATCTTTCTCTCCATGTCTGGAGGCATTGAAAATGGTTGTAGCTGGTTTTCGTTGACACCCTTCATCAACATGGGGACATAGGAACTTTCGACCTTCTCAAAGAATACAGCCGACTCCACTCCCCCCTGGGCGATCGAAGTAAGCAGAAAAATGTCGAGAAGATTCTTCTTGTCACGGATCGCGTTGAAATCGGCGCTGATCGAGAGGAGTGTCTTGAGCTCCAACAGGCGCCGCTTCAACTTGATATTGATATCAACGTTATCGTTTTTCTTATCAACTTCCGATGATTCGTCTTTTTTCGCCCCGGTCTCCCCGGGTGTCTCATCGACCTTATCCTTCTGTTTACCACTGAATATCTCCGAAATTATACCGTTGTTCCCGGCTCGGACCTTCTGTTCTGCTGTTTCCTCAACCGATACGACCTCTTCAGCGGAAATACTTTTCTCTTCGTGGACCGCAGCCTTCTCTTCCACTTTTTCCTCGACATCCTCACTATGGTCCACCTTTTTGTCATCATCCTCAAACTGACCGTCATACGACATCAGAATCACACCGGGAGCAATCTCTGGATTGTCTTCGGCCCGGTCCTTTTCCTCGACAGAAAGGGTCTCGAGAACTTCCTCAGTCTTCTCCAGAAGATCATCCTCATCATTTTCGTCGACAATCGGTGCGACTGGAATATCGTCATCATCAGCATCTTCCGATGGAACGACATTCAACGGCGTCCCTACTGCCTCCTCATATGATTGATAGACTTCAACATCGGTATCATCATCCCTGAGGAAATCAAGTACGATATCGTTGGTTATAACGAATCTTACCGGTCTTCCCTGCTCATTCTGGGAAACGACGAAGGCCCGCAGGATCTTCGCCACTCCCCCACCCAGGGAAGACAATTCCGTAAAATCAAAGATTACCTGCCCGAATTCTCTCCGGACACATTCCTTGACAAGATGCTCGATCTTTTCATTTTCATGAAACCCCAGTTTGCCGCTGATGCGGAATGCCGCGATGTCAGCGCTGCCGGTTTCAATTCTCTCGAATCTGGTCTTTGACATCTACCTGCTCCTGACGAGCCCGTTCTTATTCCGCGCCAGTGAATACTTCTTCCTGAGATAGCCATCTGTCGAGGACACTCCTCAGGAACCTCCATTCACTACCGACTTTTTTGGCCGGGATCTTCTTTTCTTTGGCTAGACGGCAGACCGTCTTTACATGCATTTTCAGATAATCCGCGGCTTCTACAGAAGTCATTACTTCGTTGGCGTCGTCATGCCCACCGATGATGATGTTACCGTAATCGCGCTGTTGCTGTTTCTCCATGACAACCTCTCTGTCCTTTGATCACTGCCCCAGGGAAACTCGACCCGGGACCTTTCGCTTAATTACACACGCGAAATCCTGTCTCCGACAGTACCCTTTACCTCTTCCTCCTCTATCGAAAAACCCGACTCTTCCAAGGATCCGCCATATCCCATTACTGAAGAGTATTTATCAAGAACGAGTCCCGTCTCGAGCACGGGATACTCGGTTTCTCCGATATTCAGAATCGCCCTCGTTATCGAGGCCCATTCTCCTCCGGTAAGTTGATCGATGATTCCTTCGACCTTTTTCCCGGATGAATCGAAAAATATGCCAAGCCGCTTCTCTGCGAGCCCCATAATTGCTATATGCATGTCATTGTTTGAGATATCGACTTCTTCGGGAGCGATTTCTCCCAGCGCGCAGACCGGGATATTCTCGCCTTCGAACCGGATATGCCGCATACTGCCCGATTCCTTTATCTCTATACTACTTGCTTCCAGTATCGTTTCCACTGCCCTTGAAGGGATTGCGACACTGACTCCCGACGCAGTAAAGAGATGATAATCGGTCATCACCGAACTGCGAGGGAATGTGAACTTAAACCTTCCCTCGGAGCCACCACCAGGCTCGACCCATAGCAGGCAACTCCACTTCTTGAGCAATCCTCGGGCCTTGAGAAGTCCCTTGTAAAACGCCACGGCATCGTCCCTGTCTATCTCCGAATCTGACAGAAACGCCTTCGCGTTATCCTTCAGAGTCGCTACAAGAAATGATCCTTTATTCTCGATCTCAAGATCTATATTCAGACTTTCTCCACCATTTTCCTGCATTCTGCAGATATCGAACAACAGGTGTTCGAGAATGCCGGCCAGGTCGGAGGCTGCCTCCCTTTCCAATGGAAAACTGTCCGTCCTCATCGACGTACGCACATCCCATCCATGCATACGGCTGTTCATGGCTATGAAATCCTCGACGCCATCCAGAACGGTCCTGCTCGAGACCTTTGCTTTAAACATTCTTCCCAGATCCCCTATCCGGGCAAGGATATTACCAACAAGCCCGAGGTAGAACTCGCACTCACCGAAAGAAAGCTCCAGGTCTCTCAGAAGAGCTGAATTCTCTTCGGGATCCGCGAGATAATCGAGATACCTCTCCCTTACCCTGAAAAGAGAATTCTGAAGCCTGTCAATAGTACCAAAACTGCCTGTCGAATCGCTGTCTTCTTCGTTGCTTGCTGTGGGTACCCTTTCAATCATGGAGGGTTTATCATCCGGGACGACAGGCTCCAGTGATACGGAGCCTATCTCTTCGAACTCAGCCTCCTGCTGAGAGGATTCGGGATATGACTCTTCCAGCAACACCTTCATCTCCTGCCGGAGACCGGAAAGATTCTGTCTTATAGCTTCATCATCGAGCTCTCCGGAAATGACATCCATGGCGATCTGTTCTTCACTCTCAAGTATCTCCGAGACGATCTGTGATATATTCTCATCCCAGCATCCCGTCGAACCCTCGACCCTTACGAGCAATTCACCAAACATGCCCAGCGTTTCACTCCAGTCCTCCAGCCCGAGCATCCTCGTACTTCCCTCAAGGAGCCTGTTCGCGAAACATGTTTTTCTATAAGCTGCTTCCTGGAACGTCTCGCCCGCTGAATGGCTCATGAGCTCATTAAGCTTCGATACATGATCGTTGATCTGTTCACCGAAAAGCGCTGTATTTTCTTCACCAAGTCTAATCAAAACCTTCACCCCTGTTACTGAGACGGTGTCTGTTCAACGTATTCTATGGCTCCCAGCTCGAACAGATCGTAGACCGGTTCGTTATTATCGTTTTCTGATGCTGGCGTCTCTTCGTCTTTCTGAGTCGCCTGGTCGCGATTCATGTCTGCCGCGCCACGGATCGTCTCCGCCATACGCTCCATCATGTCTTCCGGTGAATCATCATTCGCAGATTGCCCGGCAACTTCAGTATCCGGCTGCTCTTCGGCAACGGTTTCCTGCGAGTCTTCCCGTGCGAGTTCAACTGCAGGAGGCACCTCATGTGAATCACTTTCTTCATCCATACCTATCTTGACCCAGCGATGTCCGGGCATTTCCATCATGTCATCGCCAGGCTGAGGACCATCGGCCTGTTCAGCGGATACCTCGTGTTCTTTCACTTCCGGCACCTTTTCAGGCTCTACATTTTCAGCGTCCTCAATAGTGATCTTCTTGCTGTCTGTATCTTCTTCGTGACTCTCTGTTCCTTCATTGACAGGTTCATCGAATATGGCCTGATGAACATCATCAGATCCGGCTGATGTAAAGCTTTCAGCTTCCCAGATGTTGCTCCTGTCGAGGACCAGTTCGTCACTTTCATCCTGATTTTCTGCACTTTCTTCGACTCCGTTATCGAATGACACGAACTCACCTGACGATTTGGAGCTTTCATTCG
The sequence above is a segment of the Candidatus Latescibacterota bacterium genome. Coding sequences within it:
- a CDS encoding response regulator, whose amino-acid sequence is MIKNVLVVDDDPNVVEIITESLRNNGYNTESAYDGVTALEVYEKYQPDLVVLDVGLPRKDGFEVCNEIRSKDVNNDVPVILISGNSIPDTMLHGFNSGAQDYIKKPFSVKEVLAKIDNFLMQANGRKNLREQNEILEDELEKGQKDYKRINRELKKKVLDFETLFSLSKDLNRLRDPEELTHVFFLTVIGQLAIDSVALFYAEKNTDPYLSYVGGKGLRNNVLQTIRLTRKDGLSKHLLSKQDVVNLKDGELPEDAARESIFLRDLGFACCYPLIVNSCLTGIIFLGEKINKLPYNLEDLAMLRSICSSAATGLENSRLYSELQDTYLSTIKVLVSTIEAKDSYTKGHTERVARYARLIAEEMGMDREQRDTVSFGAALHDIGKLGVYETILNKPGELTDNEWEVVRSHPEVGANIIKNMKFLETACDLVRHHHERLDGNGYPDGLKGDEISTGARIVAVADSFDAMTSNRPYRKALEYREALSALLGQGEKFDLKIVKNLVKLVEKGVIKQ
- a CDS encoding HD domain-containing protein produces the protein MSKTRFERIETGSADIAAFRISGKLGFHENEKIEHLVKECVRREFGQVIFDFTELSSLGGGVAKILRAFVVSQNEQGRPVRFVITNDIVLDFLRDDDTDVEVYQSYEEAVGTPLNVVPSEDADDDDIPVAPIVDENDEDDLLEKTEEVLETLSVEEKDRAEDNPEIAPGVILMSYDGQFEDDDKKVDHSEDVEEKVEEKAAVHEEKSISAEEVVSVEETAEQKVRAGNNGIISEIFSGKQKDKVDETPGETGAKKDESSEVDKKNDNVDINIKLKRRLLELKTLLSISADFNAIRDKKNLLDIFLLTSIAQGGVESAVFFEKVESSYVPMLMKGVNENQLQPFSMPPDMERKIAGIHDVIGLDTGSFDEVTIDMLKDASIEYFCPFRINEGIAGLIFLGRRISGRGMKKEDFEFMKILINVATGAYQNALMLEREHERTLGIVKTLISLIEENTMLTGTSEFVSRYVGMVAKNMDYPEEHFKDLVYGTVLRDMGMIKVSDLIVRSPRELTREEWNIINKHPEDGAEMLRRMKFEDHVVNIVLSHHERFNGEGYPRGLRGKEIPLGSRIISVVESYSAMINERPNRPALSSKEALDTLRENYGLRYDREVVRQFARIIEKEMARSVRPGVTVS
- a CDS encoding helix-turn-helix domain-containing protein, with the translated sequence MEKQQQRDYGNIIIGGHDDANEVMTSVEAADYLKMHVKTVCRLAKEKKIPAKKVGSEWRFLRSVLDRWLSQEEVFTGAE